In Gorilla gorilla gorilla isolate KB3781 chromosome 12, NHGRI_mGorGor1-v2.1_pri, whole genome shotgun sequence, the following are encoded in one genomic region:
- the BOLA3 gene encoding bolA-like protein 3 isoform X4, with protein sequence MAAWSPAAAAPLLRGIRGLPLHHRMFATQTEGELRVTQILKEKFPRATAIKVTDISGTKRRNQRDAWIADIYLCPQMLTTPWLHRCCCLRPWMNFTDIILP encoded by the exons ATGGCTGCATGGAGCCCGGCCGCGGCAGCGCCTCTCCTCCGCGGGATCCGCGGG CTTCCACTTCACCATAGGATGTTTGCCACTCAGACTGAGGGGGAGCTCAGAGTGACCCAAATTCTCAAAGAAAAGTTTCCACGAGCTACAGCTATAAAAGTCACTGACATTTCAG GcactaaaagaagaaatcaaagagaTGCATGGATTGCGGATATTTACCTCTGTCCCCAAATGCTGACCACGCCCTGGCTGCATAGATGCTGCTGCTTAAGACCTTGGATGAACTTCACTGACATCATTCTTCCCTAA
- the BOLA3 gene encoding bolA-like protein 3 isoform X3 — MAAWSPAAAAPLLRGIRGLPLHHRMFATQTEGELRVTQILKEKFPRATAIKVTDISGGCGAMYEIKIESEEFKEKRTVQQHQMVNQALKEEIKEMHGLRIFTSVPKC; from the exons ATGGCTGCATGGAGCCCGGCCGCGGCAGCGCCTCTCCTCCGCGGGATCCGCGGG CTTCCACTTCACCATAGGATGTTTGCCACTCAGACTGAGGGGGAGCTCAGAGTGACCCAAATTCTCAAAGAAAAGTTTCCACGAGCTACAGCTATAAAAGTCACTGACATTTCAG GAGGTTGTGGGGCGATGtatgaaattaaaattgaatCAGAAGAATTTAAGGAGAAGAGAACTGTCCAGCAGCACCAGATGGTTAATCAG GcactaaaagaagaaatcaaagagaTGCATGGATTGCGGATATTTACCTCTGTCCCCAAATGCTGA
- the BOLA3 gene encoding bolA-like protein 3 isoform X1, whose translation MKGFSQGFCNAHLSHPLVAADSVCHLLPLHHRMFATQTEGELRVTQILKEKFPRATAIKVTDISGGCGAMYEIKIESEEFKEKRTVQQHQMVNQALKEEIKEMHGLRIFTSVPKC comes from the exons ATGAAAGGCTTCTCCCAAGGATTCTGCAACGCTCACCTCTCTCACCCCTTAGTAGCTGCCGATTCTGTCTGCCATCTG CTTCCACTTCACCATAGGATGTTTGCCACTCAGACTGAGGGGGAGCTCAGAGTGACCCAAATTCTCAAAGAAAAGTTTCCACGAGCTACAGCTATAAAAGTCACTGACATTTCAG GAGGTTGTGGGGCGATGtatgaaattaaaattgaatCAGAAGAATTTAAGGAGAAGAGAACTGTCCAGCAGCACCAGATGGTTAATCAG GcactaaaagaagaaatcaaagagaTGCATGGATTGCGGATATTTACCTCTGTCCCCAAATGCTGA
- the BOLA3 gene encoding bolA-like protein 3 isoform X2 produces MGSPGQAWWLMPVILEFWEVELPLHHRMFATQTEGELRVTQILKEKFPRATAIKVTDISGGCGAMYEIKIESEEFKEKRTVQQHQMVNQALKEEIKEMHGLRIFTSVPKC; encoded by the exons ATGGGCTcccctggccaggcgtggtggctcatgcctgtaatcctagaattttgggaggttgag CTTCCACTTCACCATAGGATGTTTGCCACTCAGACTGAGGGGGAGCTCAGAGTGACCCAAATTCTCAAAGAAAAGTTTCCACGAGCTACAGCTATAAAAGTCACTGACATTTCAG GAGGTTGTGGGGCGATGtatgaaattaaaattgaatCAGAAGAATTTAAGGAGAAGAGAACTGTCCAGCAGCACCAGATGGTTAATCAG GcactaaaagaagaaatcaaagagaTGCATGGATTGCGGATATTTACCTCTGTCCCCAAATGCTGA